The following coding sequences are from one Penaeus monodon isolate SGIC_2016 chromosome 21, NSTDA_Pmon_1, whole genome shotgun sequence window:
- the LOC119586750 gene encoding uncharacterized protein DDB_G0271670-like (The sequence of the model RefSeq protein was modified relative to this genomic sequence to represent the inferred CDS: added 10 bases not found in genome assembly) produces MTTSSAVDATTPASSTGGSTADASTTTSSAVDATTPASSTGGSTADASTTTSSAVDATTPASSTGGSTADASTTTSSAVDITTPASSTGGSTADASTTTSSAVDATTPASSTGGSTTDASTTTSSAVDATTPASSTGGSTADATTSASSTGGSTADATTSASSTGGSTADATTSASSTGGSTADTTTSASSTGGSTADTTTSASSTGGSTADATTSASSTGGSTADATTSASSTGGSTADATTPASSTGGSTADTTTSASSTGGSTADATTPASSTGGSTADATTPASSTGGSTADTTTSATSPAATTEDTSTGTPTTGRQTTTTLRPTTTPIQPTHAPGSSSTSTHPAVTTQTSTTTTSGSSGPYGSLSTGAVVGIVMGSLFGAAFVGAGIFWINMQRKQLFQRWFKKK; encoded by the coding sequence ATGACTACCTCTTCCGCTGTAGATGCAACTACACCTGCCTCCTCCACTGGTGGCAGCACAGCAGATGCAAGCACGACTACCTCTTCTGCTGTAGATGCAACTACACCTGCCTCCTCCACTGGTGGCAGCACAGCAGATGCAAGCACGACTACTTCTTCTGCTGTAGATGCAACTACACCTGCCTCCTCCACTGGTGGCAGCACAGCAGATGCAAGCACGACTACCTCTTCTGCTGTAGATATAACTACACCTGCCTCCTCCACTGGTGGCAGCACAGCAGATGCAAGCACGACTACCTCTTCTGCTGTAGATGCAACTACACCTGCCTCCTCCACTGGTGGCAGCACAACAGATGCAAGCACGACTACCTCTTCTGCTGTAGATGCAACCACACCTGCCTCCTCCACTGGTGGCAGCACAGCAGACGCAACCACATCTGCCTCCTCCACTGGTGGCAGCACAGCAGATGCAACCACATCTGCCTCCTCCACTGGTGGCAGCACAGCAGACGCAACCACATCTGCCTCCTCCACTGGTGGCAGCACAGCAGACACAACCACATCTGCCTCCTCCACTGGTGGCAGCACAGCAGACACAACCACATCTGCCTCCTCCACTGGTGGCAGCACAGCAGATGCAACCACATCTGCCTCCTCCACTGGTGGCAGCACAGCAGACGCAACCACATCTGCCTCCTCCACTGGTGGCAGCACAGCAGATGCAACCACACCTGCCTCCTCCACTGGTGGCAGCACAGCAGACACAACCACATCTGCCTCCTCCACTGGTGGCAGCACAGCAGATGCAACCACACCTGCCTCCTCCACTGGTGGCAGCACAGCAGACGCAACCACACCTGCCTCCTCCACTGGTGGCAGCACAGCAGACACAACCACATCTGCTACatccccagctgccaccacagaAGATACTTCCACAGGAACACCTACAACTGGTCGGCAGACGACAACAACCCTTCGCCCCACAACGACACCCATTCAACCGACCCATGCGCCTGGGAGCTCCTCTACGTCCACACATCCAGCTGTCACAACGCAGACTTCCACAACTACTACCTCAGGATCTTCCGGTCCCTATGGATCATTAAGTACAGGAGCTGTTGTTGGAATAGTAATGGGATCACTGTTTGGTGCAGCCTTTGTAGGTGCTGGGATATTCTGGATAAACATGCAGAGAAAACAGTTGTTCCAACGATGGTTCAA